From the genome of Aerococcus urinaehominis:
AACCAGCTTCCTTGTCATAATCGCTTAAATAGCGAGTGACACGAGTTTTCATAATGTGAAACTCCTCCTTCTTATTATTTTATAATTGCCTATAATATAACTGTAACAATTAAGTCGCTAAGAAGCAATTGATAAGGTCCGCAAACCTTTCTACACCAAGTTTTCAGGCGGTTATCATATTTTTATAAAAGCCCAAAAACGCGCACTGTTAACAAAGAAAGCGATTGCTGGTCCAGGTCAAAATAGAAACAAAAATTGTATTTTGCTTCTAGGCTAGGATTATTAAAAACTTCAGTCAGCTTTTAAAAAAAGTCTGGATAATCCTTAAAGGCTTATTAAAGATTTACTTTTAGCGGTCAGCGACTGCCATCTTATGTTACAATGTTTTGGATAGATATGATTACTGAAGTAAGAGAGGTATTATAATCATGAATTATAAAAAAGGCATGGTCCTTTTAGCCGGAGTGGCTTTACTAGCAGCTTGCGGTCAGAGTAAGGAAGATACAGCTTATAATGAATCAAGCTCTTCAGGTACGACCCAAGCCCAGGTTAAGCACAACGCCCGTAGTAATAAGAAAACCAGCAAGGCATCAAGCCAGTCTAAGTCACAATCTGTTGCAACCAATAGCCAAGCGCCAGCTAGCCAGCCAGCGCCAGCTACTAGCGGCAGTGTAGCGGAAAGCCAGCCAGCAGCCAGCGCTGGCATCGTGGATAATAATCCCGGTGTGACCAGCGACCAAGCAGCTAATGTGACAGCCAACGATGACTTGATTCGTCAGTATTTGGATGAGGCTGTGCCCCTAATTAACCAAGTCTCTAACGGTATGTTCCAGTCAAGCGAGTACTTCTTCATGCCTTATTTAGAAGAGGATGGTACTTTGACAATTGAAGTCCGTCGTCAGTCACCTGGTGACCAAGCGCAAACCAATTTGATTACTATCTATAGCTATGACCATGAACATGGCCACTTGATGGAATTTAATGCCGCCACTGGTGACATGCAACAAGTAAATTAAAGTAAGCAGGGTGTGAGAAAAAGCGCTCTGAACCCGACTAAAAAGGTGTGACAACCAGTTCGGCTACTTCGAAGCTGACTATACTGATATTACACCTAAAATAGCGAGATCCTGGGGGATAAGCCCCCAGGATCTTTTCTTTTGACTGTCAGGTGGGCAACAAGTGGAATTCCGACGCTGAAGTAGCCTAAGTGGTGAAGTTAGGCTATTTGGCACCTAGGTCAAAAGCTAATTTGACTAAAACTAAATGCTGAAGTAGTTTAACTGTTGGTGTTAGGCTACTTGGGGCCAAGCTCAAAAGCTAATCTCATTCAATACATGCCTTGAAGTAGCTTAAGTGGTGGTGCTAAGCTACTTGGGGCCGAGCTCGAGAGCTGATTCCACGCAATATCTGTTCTGAAGTAGCTTAAGTGGTGGAGTTAGGCTATTTGGCACCTAGGCCAAAAGCTAATTTGACTAAATTTAAACGCTGAAGTAGCTTAACTGTTAATGTTAAGCTATTTGGGGCCGAGCTCAAAAGCTGATTCCACGCAATTTCTGCTCTGAAGTAGCTTAACTGTTAATGTTAAGCTACTTGGGGCCAAGCTAGACTTGACTGTTGCGAAAAGCGGTCAGGTCTGCCGAGTCGAACCCAACTATACTAATCCTACACCTACAATAGCGAGATCCTGGGGGCTTATCCCCCAGGCTCTTTTTGCTTGCGAAAAAAATAAATAAGCTAATACTTTGCGCTGAAATCGTTTACAATATATAATGGAATTGCTTTCAAATGGGACCTGGTCAACCAGGCCAAATGCATGATTTGTCAGCTAGAGGAGGTTTATGATGAGCGCATTTAGACAAGATGCGGGTGATTTATTAAAGCATATTGGGGGCCGGGATAATATCCAAGCGATGACCCACTGTGCCACCCGGATGCGGTTTGTCCTCAATGATCCGGACGCCGCCGATGTCGAGGCCATCGAGGAAATTCCATCGGTCAAGGGGACCTTTACCCAATCCGGCCAATTCCAGGTCATTATTGGGAACAAGGTGGCTGATTTCTACAATGATTTTGAAGCCCTTTCCGGGGTAACCGGGACGACTAAAGAGGCCGTTAAGCAGGAGGCAGCCAAGCACCAGCAAAATAAATTGCAACAGGCTATGACCTTCTTAGCTGAAGTCTTTGCGCCAATTATTCCCGCTATTATCTGTGGTGGTTTGATTCTTGGCTTCCGTAATGTCTTGGAAGGAGTGCCCATGGAAATGCTGGGGCAAAAGATTGTCGATGGGGTGGCCCAAACCGCAGCCGATGGGTCAGCTGTCTACAATACCATTGTTGATGTCTCACCTTTCTGGGCTGGGGTTAACAGCTTCCTCTGGCTACCAGGTGAAGCCATCTTCCACTTTCTACCTGTTGGCATTACCTGGTCAGTCACCCGCAAGATGGGCACGACCCAAATTTTAGGGATTATCTTGGGGATTACCCTGGTATCACCGCAATTGCTGAATGCCTATGCAGCTCCCGAAGCCATTGCCAGCGGGGCGGTGCCACAATGGGATTTTGGTTTCTTCCAATTAGACATGATTGGCTACCAGGCCCAAGTCTTACCGGCCATGTTTGCAGGCTTAGCCCTGGCTTGGCTGGAACGATTCTGGCGTAAGCATGTGCCAGAGACGGTGGCCATGATTTTCGTGCCTTTCCTATCCCTACTACCAGCCATTGTTCTGGCCCACACTATTTTAGGGCCTTTAGGCTGGCAAATTGGCACTTGGATTGGCCAAGTGGTCTATGCGGGCTTGACTGGTCCAGTTTCTTGGCTCTTTGGCCTGATTTTTGGGGCCCTTTATTCACCGCTAGTAATTACTGGTCTTCATCATATGACCAACGCCATCGACTCGCAATTAGTAGCTGACTTTGGCGGTACCGGCTTGTGGCCAATGATTGCCTTGTCTAATATTGCCCAGGCCTCAGCGGTAATGGGGGTTTGGTGGATGACTCGCAAGGATGAAAAAGAAAACCAAATTACCTTACCTTCAGCTATTTCTGCCTATTTAGGGGTCACTGAACCAGCCATGTTTGGGGTGACCATCAAGTATGTTTACCCATTTGTGGCTGCCATGATTGGTTCAGGCCTAGCTGGTTTAATTTCAACCCTATCCGGCATCACCGCCAACTCCATTGGGGTAGGGGGCCTGCCAGGTATCCTGGTTATCCAACAACCTTACTGGGTCTGGTTCCTAATCGCCATGGCGGTAGCCATCGTGGTCCCATTTGTTTTGACCCTAACCTTCAAGAAGCTTGGCTTTTTAACCAAGAGCAAGTTGGACTTCAATATTAAATTTTAATTGCTAGGCTACTCATGAAAAGGTCGAGGCTGGTTGGCCTGGACCTTTTCTAGTAGTTTGACCCGAATTTTTAACAAGGAGGCACTTATGACAAAAGCACTCGGCCAGTATGTAATCTACCAAGTTTATCCTAAATCCTTTAAAGATAGTGACGGCGACGGACATGGTGATCTACGCGGGGTGATTGAAAAGCTGGACTACCTGGCTCAGTTAGGGATTGATATGATCTGGCTCAATCCCTTTTATCCTTCGCCGCAAAAGGACAATGGCTATGATATTTCTGACTATACTGCTATCGACCCCCGTTACGGGACCATGACTGATTTTGAAGACCTGGTTGACCAGGCTGGTCAGCGGGGCATTGGCCTGATGCTGGACATGCCCCTCAACCATTCGTCTATTGACCATGACTGGTTCCAGGCAGCCCTTTCAGGGGATGAATATTACCAGGACTACTACTATATTCGGCCTGCCAAGGCGGACGGGTCTCTGCCCACCAACTGGGCATCTAAATTTGGGGGACCGGCCTGGGCACCCTTTGCTGGTGAGGAGGGGGAATATTACCTCCACCTCTATGACCGGACCCAAGCCGACCTCAACTGGCACAATCCTGCTGTTCGCCACGATCTCTACGATATTTTACGCTTTTGGCTGGCCAAGGGGGTCAAGGGCTTCCGCTTTGATGTTATGAACGTGATTGGTAAGGACGAGGTCCTGGTTGACTCGACCGGGGGACCGGGCTCCAGCCAGGAAAAACGCCTGTATACGGATACCGAAAATGCCCACCGCTGGGTCCATGAAATGAACCGGGCAAGCTTTGGCCAAAACCCTGACATTATTACCGTTGGCGAAATGTCGTCAACGACTATTGCTGATGGCATCCGCTATACCCAGCCCGACCAAGAAAAATTGGATATGATCTTCTCCTTCCACCATTTGAAGGTAGACTACCAGGACGGGGACAAGTGGACCACCATGCCTTTTGATTTTATGGCCCTCAAGCAAATCCTCAACGACTGGCAAAGGGGGATGGCGGCCGGCCAGGGTTGGAATGCTCTGTTTTTTAACAACCATGACCAACCCCGGGCTAATTCGCGCTTTGGCGACCCGGACAACTATCCTTATGAAACAGCCACCATGCTGGCCCAGACCATCCATTTGATGCGGGGGACGCCTTATATTTTCCAAGGGGAGGAGATTGGCATGACCAATCCCGGCTTTGACCACTTGGCGGACTACCGCGATGTTGAGAGCCTTAATTACTACCAAATTTTACGCGACCAGGGCTTAGATGACCGCCAAGCCATGGCCATTATTAAGGAAAAATCGCGGGATAATTCACGGACCCCCATGCAGTGGGACGATTCCGACCAGGCCGGCTTTACCACCGGCCAGCCCTGGATTAAGCTAGCTGATAACTATGAGCGGATTAATGTTGCTCGAGAAGTCGCCCAGGGTAAAATTTTCCCTTACTACCAAGCGCTAATTAAGCTGCGCCATGACTTAGAAATTATCCAGCTAGGGGACTATGAAGGCCTATTACTGGACCATCCTCAAGTCCTGGCCTACCGCCGTCGCTTGGACGACCAGGAGCTCGTAGTCTTTAGCCATTTCTACCCGGGTCAAGCTGAAGTCAACCTTAACCAGACTGATCTAAACCTAAACCAGGCTTGGACTAAGTTAATCGGCAACGGTGAATTAAATGAACTCACCAGCCAATTCCAGTTGGGACCATATGAAACCGTCGCTTTTATTAGTGGTGGGCCAGCAGTCGGCAGCTAGCCTGACGCCCAAGGATTCTGGACTGAACGGCAAGTCTCACACCCTTTTTAGTCGGGTTCCGAGCACCTTTTTCAGCTATGCCATCATCTAAGCTACTTCAGTGCTAGGATTTAGTTGAATTAGCTTTTGCCCCAGGCTCCTAATAGCTTAACACCGCCAGTTAAGCTACTTCAGACATGTATTGAATGAGATTAGCTGTTGAGCTCGGCCCCAAGTAGCTTAACGCCATTACTTGAGCTACTTCAGCGTTTAGATTTAGTCAAATTAGCTTTTGCCCCAGGCTCCAAATGGCTTAACACCGCTACTTAAGCTATTTCAGAGATAGCATTTCACGAGATCTGCTATCGAGCGCGATTCCAAGTAGCTTAACGCCATCACTTAAGCTAGTTCAGCATCGACATTCCTTGGGATTTATTGTTTAGCTTGGACCCAAATAGCTTAAGACCCTCACTTAAGCTATTTCAGAGAGGGGATTACACGAGATTGCCTGTTGAGATTGGGCCCAAATGGCTTAAGACCGCCACTTAAGCTAGTTCAGCGTCGAAATTCTACCTGTTGCCACCTAATAGTTAAAATAAAAGAACCCGGGACATTTGTCCCGGGTTCTCGCTATTGTACGAATATTATCAGCCAAAGCTCACATCCTTTTAGTCGGGTTCGGTCTGGCAGAACTGAAGTCCTTTCATAAAATTCGACACAATATCTGCGACATTGGTCGTCTTTTATTCCAAGGATTCAGTTCTAAACGCCAGCCCTCACACCCTGTTTTAGTCGGGTTCCGAGCAGCTGAACTGGCTGTCACTTCGCAAGCTTGGACACATTATCTTGCAGATAATGGTCCAAGTTTACTCCAGTGCACCAGTTCAAAGCGCTGCTCGTCGCACCCTGTTTTAGTTGAGTTCGAAAAGCTGAACTGAAGTCGTTTCACTAGGCTGACTCAATATCTTTTAGATATTGGCCCGCCTAGCTCCAACGATGCAGTTCAGAACGCTTTCTCTCACATCCTTTTTAGTCGGGTTCGACTTGGCAGAAATGACGTCACTTCAGAAATTAGTCTCAATAGCTTGCAGCTATTGGCCTAATTCCTTCCAGTGATTCATTCCTGAACGCCAAGTCTCACACCCTTTTTTTTACTGGCTAAGCGTGCTAGAATTAGTTATAATGCTTAATCAGTAATAATTTAAGCCGGTCAGGACAAGCTGACCTGGCCTTGAAAGGGTTTAGTCATGAAAAAATTTAAAGAAGAGTACTTGCCGATTTTTCAGCACAGTATTCAAGCCGCCGATATTGGTGGTTCGGCCGCCCAAATGGCCTATTATATGTTGCTGGCGCTGTTTCCAGTTTTGTTATTGGTCGCCAATATCATTCCCTTGTTGCCCTTTAACCGGGGAGAAGTCTTGGGCATGATTACCATGGTCTTGCCCCAGGAAATCCAGCCGATTATTATGCCGATTTTATTGGATTTTTTAACCAATCCATCAGCTGGGGCGATATCAATTACCTTCATCGTATCGATTTGGTCAGCCTCCAAGGCCTTTAACTCGGCCCAGAAGATTATGAACAAGGTCTACGATGTTGAAGATGCCCCTAATGTGATTTTAAACCGGTTGATTTCTTTCTTGCTGACCATCGCCTTGGTGGTGGCAGTTGGTTTACTATCGATTATCTTTGTTTTTGGTGGCACCATTATCGATGGTTTAAGTAACGTCCTACCGATTATGGCCGAATTCCGCAGCCTGGTGACTACTTGGACATGGCCTCTCTTACTTTTATTGGTGGGAATTACCTTCATCTATATCTACCAATTTGTGCCCCGCCACCACATGGCGGTCAAATATCAATTACCAGGCGCACTCCTGGCTTCGCTAGGCATGTTGGCCCTGAGTGGTTTGTTCTCTATCTATATGACCTATTTTGGTGGCTCTTTTGGGTCGGGGACCATTGGCACTTTTATTATCCTGATGTTCTACCTCTACCTGATCAGTATTCTCTTTATTGTCGGTGGGGTGGCCAATGTGATTGGCTACCGTTTAAGTAACCGCCAGGAGTTTTATGACCAGCTGCCGACCTACCGCCAGAGTCGGTCAGCTAACTTCCCTAATTTAAGGGATTTAACCGTGGCTGAAGCCGGCCTGACCCGCCAGTCAGCAGACGTGCGTTTTACCACTAACCGTCAATTTAGTCGTGAAGAAAGAGGGGATTATTAATGCCAGCTATGCGTAGTAGCCACAGCCGGCTGCAACGGTCCACCCGGCGTTTGACCGGCCAGGCCAGTCGCTTGGACCTGGTTTTAGTGCTAGTGGTTTTAGCCCTGGCCTGTATTTCTATTACGGCCGTCTATGCCACCACCTACCACCAATTTGATGGCGCCACCATTTTGCCTACCATGATGCACACCATCTGGTATGTGGTGGGGATTATGCTGGCCCTGGTTGTGGTCCAGCTTGACCGCCAGACCCTCTACCAGGTTACCCCAGCCCTCTACTGGTTTGGTATTCTTCTATTAATTTTAGTCCTCCTGTTCTATGACCGCGATTTGGCCCTATCAACCGGGGCTCGGTCCTGGTTCAAGGTTGGTCCTGTGACTTTTCAACCCTCAGAATTTATGAAGCTGGCCTATATCCTACAAATGGGCCGCTTGGTTGACCAGTACAGTCGCCGCTATTCAGCGGATATTGTCGTCAATATGAACCGCCGCCAGCGGATTCGGGTCGATAGCCGCTTCCTGATGCGGATGCTGACCTGGTCCTTGCTACCATTCAGCTTGGTCCTCTTACAAAATGACTTTGGGACCATGCTGGTCTTTCTGGTGATTTTTGTTGGGACTGTCTTTGTATCTGGCATTACCTGGGCCATTATCCTGCCAGCCTTTATCGGTCTGGTTGCGGTTTTTGCATTCCTGCTCTTTATGGTGATCTATAACCGCGATTTATTGCTTAACCTCGGCTTTAAAAATTACCAGTTTGCCCGGATCGATTCCTGGTTAGAGCCCTTTGGTAGCACGGCTAATGAGTCCTACCAGCTGGCCCAGTCGATTAAAGCCATTGGGTCAGGGGGCTTCTTTGGTAAAGGTTTTGGTGAATTTGAGGTTTACGTGCCGGTGCGGGAGTCCGATATGATTTTCGCTACTATCGGAGAAAATTTTGGCTTCCTGGGATCAGTGGTGACCATTCTCTTACTATTTTTATTGATTTACCAGATGGTCAGCATTGCCTTTAAGACCCATGATGCCTTCTATATTGGCAGTGTGAGTGGGATTGTGTCCATGCTGACCTTCCACGTGATTGAAAATATCGGCATGTCAATCGGCCTTCTGCCTCTGACCGGGATTCCGCTGCCCTTTATCTCCATGGGGGGATCGGCTCTGGTGATGAACTTGCTGTGTGTGGGCTTTGTCCTGTCGATAAAATATCAAGCCAAGACCCCAGAAACGGAATTGTTGCAGAATCCGATTGTCCGCTTGGGGCGTAAAATTGGAGGTGCCTTTGAAAATGTTAAGTTTTTACGGTCTTAAAAATTGTTCCACCTGCAAAAAGGTCCTAAAGCACTTTGAAGCAGTCGGACTAGCAGTAGAGACAATCGATATCCGTGAGCATCCACCGGCTAGTGATTTGATTGACCTGGCCCTGGACCGCTACGGTAACCCGCGCAAGGTGATTAACACCTCGGGTCAAGCCTACCGCCAGTCTGGCCTCAAAGACCAACTAGCTGGCATGACCAACCAGGAAATCAGCCAATTATTGGCAGCGGATGGCATGCTGGTCAAACGACCATTTATCACTGACGGCCAGACTGCCTCAGCAGGGGCCAAATTAGACGAATTAGACCAGGTCTGGTTGGATCAAGAATAAGTATATTGTATGGGGCTGGGAGTTTTCCCAGCCCCTTTAATTATGGCCAAAATTTCTGGCCTAAACACCAAAGCTCACACCCTTAGTCGGGCTCCGAGCAGCTGAACTGGGTGTCACTTCGCAAACTTGGACGCATTATCTTACAGATAATGGTCCTAGTTTACTCCAGTGCACCAGTTCAGGACGCTGCTCGTCACACCCTGTTTAGTCGGGTTCGACTTGGCAGACCAGGCGTCCTTTCACAGAATTCAAGACAATATCTGACGATATTGCTTGCCTTCTGCTCCAAGGATCCTGGCCTAAGCGCCAAGTCTCACACCCTGATAAAATATAATGATTCTAATTTTATTTCTTTTTTTACCCTGATTGGTGGGCGCTATTTGAAATTCATTCTCAAATAGCATACAATGTAAACCATAAGAAAAGTTTAAATGGAGGGTATTATGTCAACACTTGAAATTAAAAACCTACATGTGTCAATTGAAGATAATGAGATCTTAAAAGGGGTTAATTTAACCATTAATACCGATGAGGTCCATGCCATTATGGGACCTAACGGGACAGGTAAATCAACGCTTTCGGCGGCGATTATGGGCCACCCAGCCTATGAAGTGACTGAGGGTGAAATCCTTTTGGATGGCGAAAATATCCTGGAACTAGAAACAGACGAACGGGCCCGGGCTGGTCTTTTCCTCGCCATGCAATACCCATCTGAAATTCCTGGTATTACCAATGCGG
Proteins encoded in this window:
- the treP gene encoding PTS system trehalose-specific EIIBC component, producing the protein MSAFRQDAGDLLKHIGGRDNIQAMTHCATRMRFVLNDPDAADVEAIEEIPSVKGTFTQSGQFQVIIGNKVADFYNDFEALSGVTGTTKEAVKQEAAKHQQNKLQQAMTFLAEVFAPIIPAIICGGLILGFRNVLEGVPMEMLGQKIVDGVAQTAADGSAVYNTIVDVSPFWAGVNSFLWLPGEAIFHFLPVGITWSVTRKMGTTQILGIILGITLVSPQLLNAYAAPEAIASGAVPQWDFGFFQLDMIGYQAQVLPAMFAGLALAWLERFWRKHVPETVAMIFVPFLSLLPAIVLAHTILGPLGWQIGTWIGQVVYAGLTGPVSWLFGLIFGALYSPLVITGLHHMTNAIDSQLVADFGGTGLWPMIALSNIAQASAVMGVWWMTRKDEKENQITLPSAISAYLGVTEPAMFGVTIKYVYPFVAAMIGSGLAGLISTLSGITANSIGVGGLPGILVIQQPYWVWFLIAMAVAIVVPFVLTLTFKKLGFLTKSKLDFNIKF
- the treC gene encoding alpha,alpha-phosphotrehalase, translated to MTKALGQYVIYQVYPKSFKDSDGDGHGDLRGVIEKLDYLAQLGIDMIWLNPFYPSPQKDNGYDISDYTAIDPRYGTMTDFEDLVDQAGQRGIGLMLDMPLNHSSIDHDWFQAALSGDEYYQDYYYIRPAKADGSLPTNWASKFGGPAWAPFAGEEGEYYLHLYDRTQADLNWHNPAVRHDLYDILRFWLAKGVKGFRFDVMNVIGKDEVLVDSTGGPGSSQEKRLYTDTENAHRWVHEMNRASFGQNPDIITVGEMSSTTIADGIRYTQPDQEKLDMIFSFHHLKVDYQDGDKWTTMPFDFMALKQILNDWQRGMAAGQGWNALFFNNHDQPRANSRFGDPDNYPYETATMLAQTIHLMRGTPYIFQGEEIGMTNPGFDHLADYRDVESLNYYQILRDQGLDDRQAMAIIKEKSRDNSRTPMQWDDSDQAGFTTGQPWIKLADNYERINVAREVAQGKIFPYYQALIKLRHDLEIIQLGDYEGLLLDHPQVLAYRRRLDDQELVVFSHFYPGQAEVNLNQTDLNLNQAWTKLIGNGELNELTSQFQLGPYETVAFISGGPAVGS
- a CDS encoding YihY/virulence factor BrkB family protein, translating into MKKFKEEYLPIFQHSIQAADIGGSAAQMAYYMLLALFPVLLLVANIIPLLPFNRGEVLGMITMVLPQEIQPIIMPILLDFLTNPSAGAISITFIVSIWSASKAFNSAQKIMNKVYDVEDAPNVILNRLISFLLTIALVVAVGLLSIIFVFGGTIIDGLSNVLPIMAEFRSLVTTWTWPLLLLLVGITFIYIYQFVPRHHMAVKYQLPGALLASLGMLALSGLFSIYMTYFGGSFGSGTIGTFIILMFYLYLISILFIVGGVANVIGYRLSNRQEFYDQLPTYRQSRSANFPNLRDLTVAEAGLTRQSADVRFTTNRQFSREERGDY
- a CDS encoding FtsW/RodA/SpoVE family cell cycle protein; amino-acid sequence: MPAMRSSHSRLQRSTRRLTGQASRLDLVLVLVVLALACISITAVYATTYHQFDGATILPTMMHTIWYVVGIMLALVVVQLDRQTLYQVTPALYWFGILLLILVLLFYDRDLALSTGARSWFKVGPVTFQPSEFMKLAYILQMGRLVDQYSRRYSADIVVNMNRRQRIRVDSRFLMRMLTWSLLPFSLVLLQNDFGTMLVFLVIFVGTVFVSGITWAIILPAFIGLVAVFAFLLFMVIYNRDLLLNLGFKNYQFARIDSWLEPFGSTANESYQLAQSIKAIGSGGFFGKGFGEFEVYVPVRESDMIFATIGENFGFLGSVVTILLLFLLIYQMVSIAFKTHDAFYIGSVSGIVSMLTFHVIENIGMSIGLLPLTGIPLPFISMGGSALVMNLLCVGFVLSIKYQAKTPETELLQNPIVRLGRKIGGAFENVKFLRS
- a CDS encoding Spx/MgsR family RNA polymerase-binding regulatory protein, with translation MLSFYGLKNCSTCKKVLKHFEAVGLAVETIDIREHPPASDLIDLALDRYGNPRKVINTSGQAYRQSGLKDQLAGMTNQEISQLLAADGMLVKRPFITDGQTASAGAKLDELDQVWLDQE